In the genome of Pseudomonas putida, one region contains:
- a CDS encoding Hcp family type VI secretion system effector: MAFDAYIQIDGIPGEVLDAKHKDWIEVLGYEYGATQATSATASSSGGASSERVALSDFKIRKAVDKASAKLFEHCCTGKHIAKLKLNVNRAGGDKVTYLTIDMEEVVVSSVRFVAGGNQGGEDKAVSDLPIEEISFNFARIKTTYTQQNRTDGQAGGNIVGGWDRTANKVFA; encoded by the coding sequence ATGGCATTTGACGCGTATATCCAAATCGACGGCATTCCAGGCGAAGTGCTGGATGCAAAACACAAGGACTGGATCGAAGTGCTGGGCTACGAGTACGGCGCCACCCAGGCCACCTCGGCGACCGCCAGCTCCTCGGGCGGTGCATCCTCCGAGCGCGTGGCACTGAGCGACTTCAAGATCCGCAAGGCTGTCGACAAGGCCTCGGCCAAGCTGTTCGAACACTGCTGCACCGGCAAGCACATTGCCAAGCTGAAGCTGAACGTCAACCGCGCCGGGGGTGACAAGGTCACCTACCTGACCATCGACATGGAAGAAGTCGTGGTGTCGTCGGTCCGCTTCGTCGCCGGTGGCAATCAAGGCGGTGAAGACAAAGCGGTCAGCGACCTGCCGATCGAAGAAATCAGCTTCAACTTCGCCCGCATCAAGACCACCTACACCCAGCAGAACCGTACCGACGGCCAGGCTGGCGGCAACATCGTCGGTGGCTGGGATCGCACCGCGAACAAAGTGTTCGCCTAA
- the tssA gene encoding type VI secretion system protein TssA has translation MPEILNDLSLAELAAPIDGGSGEDLSFSALFDQIKEARRADPDYLTQGDWQTDLKTADWEKAISLSAQGLAHQSKDLMLVAWLSEGLAQREHFLGITFGLELAERILETFWDTAYPSLEDGLDERAARLSWLKTTLTDIAGGLPITQGQHFGVLRYDESRHVENLALQNAKAMQTALDEGKINAEIFQRSVALTDTDHLRTKALQIADSLQACNRLQATADRLFGSEAPSFSSLSDMLSRASQLAEKLLKDRGVELHPVAVAIPEPSAMIPPATEPGAPMTTPAQPAVPAPMRTTPLTRDEAFTMLAGVAQFFKQSEPQSPVPYLIERAIKWGNMPLEGWLNDVIKDSNVVDNIRDVLGTREPR, from the coding sequence ATGCCTGAAATCCTCAACGACCTTTCGCTGGCCGAGCTGGCCGCGCCGATCGACGGTGGCAGCGGCGAAGACTTGAGCTTCTCCGCCTTGTTCGACCAGATCAAGGAGGCGCGCCGGGCAGACCCTGACTACCTGACCCAAGGCGACTGGCAAACCGACCTCAAGACCGCTGACTGGGAAAAAGCCATCAGCCTCTCGGCCCAAGGGCTTGCACACCAGAGCAAGGACCTGATGCTGGTAGCCTGGCTCAGCGAAGGCCTGGCCCAACGCGAGCATTTCCTGGGCATCACCTTCGGGCTCGAACTCGCCGAGCGGATCCTGGAAACGTTCTGGGACACAGCCTACCCCTCGCTCGAAGACGGCCTGGACGAGCGCGCGGCGCGACTGTCCTGGCTCAAGACCACCCTCACCGACATTGCCGGTGGATTGCCCATTACCCAAGGGCAGCATTTTGGCGTGCTGCGCTATGACGAATCACGCCATGTAGAGAACCTCGCCTTGCAAAACGCCAAGGCGATGCAGACCGCGCTGGACGAAGGCAAGATCAACGCCGAGATCTTCCAGCGTTCGGTGGCGCTCACCGACACCGATCACCTGCGCACAAAGGCCTTGCAGATTGCTGACAGCCTTCAGGCCTGCAATCGTCTTCAAGCCACTGCCGACCGCCTGTTCGGCAGCGAGGCGCCGAGCTTTTCCAGCCTCAGCGACATGCTGTCGCGAGCCAGCCAACTGGCGGAAAAACTGCTCAAGGACCGTGGTGTCGAACTGCACCCTGTCGCCGTGGCGATACCTGAGCCCAGTGCCATGATCCCCCCTGCTACCGAACCTGGTGCCCCCATGACGACGCCTGCTCAACCCGCCGTGCCCGCGCCAATGCGCACCACGCCCCTGACCCGTGACGAAGCGTTCACCATGCTGGCGGGCGTAGCACAGTTCTTCAAGCAGAGCGAACCACAGAGCCCTGTCCCCTACCTGATCGAGCGCGCCATCAAGTGGGGCAACATGCCGCTGGAAGGCTGGCTGAACGATGTGATCAAGGACAGCAATGTCGTGGACAACATTCGCGACGTATTGGGGACCCGCGAGCCGCGTTGA
- the psrA gene encoding iron-containing alcohol dehydrogenase PsrA — translation MPALFHNPVATVFGSGSLERLPALCPGKVALVTFPEAAQLGLVERVRGLLGERLLCVIDDVQPNPDVAWLRTVHERFWHDNAECDTVLALGGGSAIDTAKALIVGTTSGRFDELLELLASGKPFTPARSKTLVAAPTTAGTGSEVTPWATLWDAGAQKKYSLHLACTWPKVALIDPDLMLSVPASVTVSTGLDALSHALESIWNHNANPISDTFAISAIEDILECLPRLQQDLGNRELRARMALAALKAGMAFSNTKTALAHSISYEMTLRHGLPHGIACSFTLPLVLGLAWGRDAGRDQALKQVFGNDLADAQQRLRTFLHRLGVKTEFEDYGVTGAEAEAMIEFAMQGARGRNFIGSHAA, via the coding sequence ATGCCCGCTCTCTTTCACAACCCCGTCGCCACCGTGTTCGGCAGTGGCAGCCTGGAACGCCTGCCCGCCCTGTGCCCTGGCAAGGTCGCGCTGGTGACCTTTCCCGAAGCCGCGCAACTGGGCTTGGTCGAACGCGTGCGCGGCCTGCTCGGCGAGCGGCTGCTGTGTGTGATCGACGACGTCCAGCCCAACCCGGATGTCGCCTGGCTGCGCACGGTCCATGAGCGCTTCTGGCACGACAACGCCGAGTGCGACACCGTGCTTGCGTTGGGTGGCGGCAGCGCGATCGACACGGCCAAGGCCTTGATCGTGGGTACCACCTCGGGTCGCTTCGACGAACTGCTGGAGCTACTGGCCAGTGGCAAACCGTTCACCCCGGCACGCAGCAAGACTCTGGTGGCCGCGCCCACCACCGCCGGCACCGGTAGCGAAGTGACCCCTTGGGCGACCTTATGGGATGCGGGCGCGCAGAAGAAATACTCGCTGCACCTGGCGTGCACCTGGCCCAAAGTGGCGCTGATCGACCCTGACCTGATGCTCAGCGTGCCCGCCTCGGTGACAGTCTCCACCGGCCTGGATGCGCTGTCCCACGCGCTGGAGTCGATCTGGAACCACAACGCCAACCCGATTTCCGACACCTTCGCCATTTCGGCCATCGAAGACATCCTCGAGTGCCTACCGCGCCTTCAGCAGGACCTTGGCAACCGCGAACTGCGCGCGCGCATGGCCTTGGCCGCGCTCAAGGCCGGCATGGCCTTCTCCAACACCAAGACTGCCCTGGCCCATTCCATCTCCTATGAAATGACCCTGCGCCATGGCCTGCCCCATGGCATTGCCTGCTCCTTCACCTTGCCCTTGGTGCTGGGTCTTGCCTGGGGGCGTGACGCCGGACGTGACCAAGCCCTCAAGCAAGTGTTCGGCAACGACCTGGCTGATGCGCAGCAACGGTTGCGTACGTTTCTGCATCGCCTCGGGGTCAAGACCGAGTTCGAGGATTACGGCGTGACGGGTGCCGAGGCCGAAGCGATGATCGAGTTCGCCATGCAGGGCGCACGCGGCCGTAACTTCATCGGCTCGCACGCCGCCTGA